Proteins found in one Micropterus dolomieu isolate WLL.071019.BEF.003 ecotype Adirondacks linkage group LG12, ASM2129224v1, whole genome shotgun sequence genomic segment:
- the LOC123981037 gene encoding dynactin subunit 1-like isoform X8 translates to MSSAGTVESSKPPKIGSVVEVIGKGQRGTVAYIGATLFASGKWVGVILNEPKGKNDGTVQGKRYFTCEENHGIFVRQSQIQVVDDGSSATSPETPESGIAKILRQKDIPETPRTTKQASRESLSSALSGDVSEAGLSSHQGALGAPVMPQPSGSPAAMAASVPATPSKVEPAISKQEEESLRAQVKDLEEKLETLKMKRTEDKAKLKELEKHKIQLEQLQEWKNKMQEQQAELQKQLKEAKKDAREAQEAKDRYMEEMADTADAIEMATLDKEMAEERAESLQVEVDSLKEKVEELSMDLEILRHEISEKGSDGAASSYHVKQLEEQNGRLKEALVRMRDLSSSEKQEHVKLQKQMEKKNTELETLRTQKEKLQDEVKQAEATIDELKEQVDAALGSEEMVETLTERNLDLEEKVRELRETVTDLESINEMNDELQENARETEMELREQLDLSVAKVREADKRVEAAQETVADYQHTISKYRELTAQLQEANRELISQQNANVEQVQQPPAELFDFKIKFAETKAYAKAIEMELRKMEVAQSNRQVSLLTSFMPESFLRHGGDHDCILVLLLIPRLVCKAELISKQAQEKFDLNGNLAQGTALRGPLGEQRSFASGLVYSLNLLQATLHKYEQALNTCSVEVFKRMGTLHSEMSFHERSLDYFIDLLHKDQLDETVQVEPLTKAIKYYQQLYSIHLADHTEDCTVQLADHIKFTQSALDCMGVEVARLRAFLAAGQESSGFAVLLKDLDTSCSDIKQFCKKIRRRMPGTDVVGVPAALNFDPQVSETLTECRRQQTRVVAVLQEVAAAGAQMVAPMAEQEGLNALKLEDIACKAVEQMYGSHGLNGPECLRQSCSSVIITMNKMATAMQEGEYDADKPQGKTPPVEIRASTVRAEMTDAEGLGVKLEDRETVIKELKKSLKIKGEELSEANVRLSLLEKKLDTSTKDADERVEKIQTKLDENLALLKKKEKEFEETMDALQADIDQLEAEKAELKQRITSQSKMTIEGLRGPPATGIASIVQGSAGAGLPPSMTGPVQVVDSPLLRQQVEAQRLGIKHLKNENNRLKAEKIRTQLASLPPLCPPKLPQVSKESSMPPDGLNTGIYRRTDQLLSTLLKLSAEVKVVDVTGKTAVSASAQLLEQTARLQNLSNALDKLKGEVAEHVVSHQPGAKASSDFATFPCSSFVKAKEEKQGGTVFVGRVAIPCTRGQEQVHHLVLSQQQLQQVHRLLMV, encoded by the exons ATGAGCAGCGCAGGAACGGTGGAGAGTAGTAAACCTCCAAAG aTTGGCTCTGTAGTGGAGGTGATAGGGAAGGGTCAGCGTGGTACTGTCGCCTATATCGGCGCCACCCTCTTTGCCTCTGGGAAATGGGTGGGCGTCATACTGAATGAGCCCAAAGGAAAGAACGATGGCACCGTGCAGGGGAAACGCTACTTCACCTGCGAGGAAAATCACGGGATATTTGTCAGACAGTCCCAG ATCCAGGTGGTGGATGACGGCTCCAGTGCCACCTCACCAGAAACTCCTGAATCAGGCATTGCAAAGATACTCAGACAAAAAG ACATTCCTGAGACTCCCAGAACAACCAAGCAG GCGTCTCGTGAGAGCCTGTCGTCCGCTCTGTCCGGCGATGTCAGTGAGGCGGGCCTGTCCTCTCACCAGGGTGCTCTGGGGGCTCCTGTTATGCCTCAGCCCAGCGGGTCGCCTGCAGCAATGGCAGCCTCAGTCCCGGCTACTCCAAGCAAG GTGGAACCTGCCATTTCCAAGCAG GAGGAGGAATCACTGCGAGCTCAGGTGAAGGACCTAGAGGAGAAGTTGGAAACGCTAAAGATGAAGCGGACCGAGGACAAGGCCAAGTTGAAGGAGCTCGAGAAACACAAGATCCAGCTGGAGCAGCTTCAGGAGTGGAAGAACAAAATGCAGGAGCAGCAGGCTGAGCTGCAGAAACAACTCAAAGAGGCCAAGAAG GATGCCCGTGAGGCACAGGAGGCCAAGGACCGCTACATGGAAGAGATGGCCGACACGGCAGACGCCATAGAGATGGCCACACTAGACAAGGAGATGGCTGAAGAGCGAGCAGAGTCGCTGCAAGTGGAGGTGGACTCACTGAAAGAGAAGGTTGAGGAGCTCTCCATGGACCTGGAGATCCTCAGACATGAGATTTCAGAGAAAG GCTCAGATGGAGCTGCCTCAAGTTACCACGTCAAACAGCTGGAGGAGCAGAATGGCAGACTAAAGGAGGCGCTGGTTCG GATGCGTGACCTGTCTTCTTCAGAGAAGCAGGAGCATGTTAAGCTGCAGAAGCAGATGGAGAAGAAGAACACTGAGCTGGAAACTCTGAGGACTCAGAAGGAAAAGCTGCAGGATGAGGTCAAGCAGGCGGAGGCCACAATCGATGAACTGAAGGAGCAG GTGGATGCTGCACTGGGCTCAGAGGAGATGGTGGAGACCCTGACAGAGAGGAACCTCGACCTGGAGGAGAAAGTCAGAGAGCTGAGAGAAACAGTCACTGATCTG GAGTCCATCAACGAGATGAATGATGAGCTCCAGGAGAACGCCCGGGAGACAGAAATGGAGCTGAGGGAGCAGTTGGACCTCAGTGTAGCAAAAGTCAGAGAGGCTGACAAAAGGGTGGAGGCTGCCCAGGAGACTGTAGCTGATTACCAGCACACCATCAGCAAATACAGAGAGCTCACTGCCCAGCTACAG GAGGCCAACAGAGAGCTGATCAGCCAGCAGAATGCAAATGTTGAACAGGTTCAGCAACCTCCTGCTGAACTATTTGACTTCAAGATTAAGTTTGCAGAGACCAAGGCTTATGCCAAG GCCATTGAGATGGAGCTGAGGAAAATGGAAGTGGCCCAGTCAAACAGACAGGTATCCCTCCTCACCTCCTTCATGCCGGAGTCCTTCCTCCGTCACGGTGGAGATCACGACTGTATTCTGGTCCTTCTGCTCATCCCCAGGCTCGTATGCAAG GCTGAGCTGATCAGTAAACAGGCCCAGGAGAAGTTTGACTTGAATGGGAACTTGGCCCAGGGGACTGCGCTCAGAGGGCCTCTAGGAGAACAGCGCAGCTTTGCCTCAGGACTGGTGTACTCCCTCAACCTGCTGCAGGCCACTCTACATAAATACGAACA GGCTCTGAATACCTGCAGCGTTGAAGTTTTTAAGCGCATGGGTACACTCCACTCTGAGATGAGCTTCCATGAGCGCTCTCTGGATTATTTCATCGACCTGCTGCATAAAGATCAGCTCGATGAAACCGTTCAGGTGGAACCTCTGACTAAGGCCATCAAGTATTATCAG CAACTGTACAGCATCCATCTGGCTGATCACACTGAAGACTGCACAGTGCAGCTGGCTGACCACATTAAG TTTACCCAGAGTGCCCTGGACTGCATGGGAGTGGAGGTAGCTCGTCTGCGGGCTTTCCTGGCAGCAGGTCAGGAGAGCTCTGGCTTCGCTGTCCTTCTGAAGGACCTGGACACTTCCTGCTCTGATATCAAACAGTTCTGTAAGAAGATCCGCCGCCGCATGCCTGGAACAGACGTAGTTGGAGTACCTGCTGCTCTCAACTTCGATCCACAG GTGTCCGAGACGCTGACGGAGTGCAGGCGCCAGCAGACCCGTGTGGTGGCTGTGCTGCAGGAGGTGGCTGCCGCTGGAGCTCAGATGGTCGCTCCGATGGCAGAACAGGAGGGCCTCAACGCCCTTAAACTGGAGGATATCGCCTGCAAGGCTGTGGAGCAG ATGTATGGCTCTCATGGCCTGAATGGCCCGGAGTGTCTGCGTCAGTCCTGCAGCTCCGTCATCATTACCATGAACAAGATGGCCACGGCCATGCAGGAAGGAGAGTATGACGCTGACAAACCGCAGGGCAAG ACTCCTCCAGTGGAGATAAGAGCATCCACAGTCAGGGCAGAGATGACTGACGCCGAGGGTCTAGGAGTTAAACTAGAAGACAGAGAAACGGTCATCAAGGAGCTCAAGAAGTCCCTCAAGATCAAG GGCGAGGAGCTGAGTGAGGCCAACGTCCGTCTGAGCCTGCTGGAGAAGAAACTGGACACCTCGACCAAAGACGCAGACGAACGGGTGGAGAAGATTCAGACCAAACTGGACGAGAACCTCGCCCTgctgaagaagaaagaaaa GGAGTTTGAGGAGACGATGGATGCTCTGCAGGCTGATATCGACCAGCTGGAGGCGgagaaagcagagctgaaacaaCGCATTACTAGCCAATCGAAGATGACCATCGAAGGCCTGAGAGGCCCACCTGCTACCGGAATTGCCTCCATTGTTCAGGGATCTGCAGGAG CTGGTCTGCCTCCGTCCATGACAGGACCGGTACAGGTGGTGGACTCCCCTCTCCTCAGGCAGCAGGTTGAAGCCCAGAGATTGGGCATTAAACACCTcaagaatgaaaacaacagaCTCAAG GCGGAGAAGATTCGGACCCAGCTTGCCTCTCTGCCTCCACTCTGCCCTCCCAAACTACCACAAGTGTCCAAAGAAAGCTCCATGCCACCAGATGGACTAAACACAGGCATCTACCGCAGGACTGACCAACTGCTGTCTACCCTGCTCAAGCTGAGCGCAGAGGTTAAAGTGGTGGACGTCACCGGGAAGACAGCAG TTAGTGCCAGTGCCCAGCTGCTGGAGCAGACGGCTCGACTGCAGAACCTCAGTAATGCTCTGGACAAACTCAAG GGAGAAGTAGCTGAACATGTAGTCTCACATCAGCCTGGAGCCAAGGCTTCTTCTGACTTTGCCACCTTCCCATGCTCCTCCTTTGTTAAG GCCAAGGAAGAGAAGCAGGGAGGAACAGTGTTTGTAGGTCGTGTTGCCATTCCATGCACCCGGGGACAGGAACAAGTCCACCACCTCGTCctatcacagcagcagctgcagcaagtGCACCGTCTCCTCATGGTCTAA
- the LOC123981037 gene encoding dynactin subunit 1-like isoform X4 has protein sequence MSSAGTVESSKPPKIGSVVEVIGKGQRGTVAYIGATLFASGKWVGVILNEPKGKNDGTVQGKRYFTCEENHGIFVRQSQIQVVDDGSSATSPETPESGIAKILRQKDIPETPRTTKQTPVNVKKWSTPGRLTPATSLPSLLLRPPGRSSLLTASRESLSSALSGDVSEAGLSSHQGALGAPVMPQPSGSPAAMAASVPATPSKVEPAISKQEEESLRAQVKDLEEKLETLKMKRTEDKAKLKELEKHKIQLEQLQEWKNKMQEQQAELQKQLKEAKKDAREAQEAKDRYMEEMADTADAIEMATLDKEMAEERAESLQVEVDSLKEKVEELSMDLEILRHEISEKGSDGAASSYHVKQLEEQNGRLKEALVRMRDLSSSEKQEHVKLQKQMEKKNTELETLRTQKEKLQDEVKQAEATIDELKEQVDAALGSEEMVETLTERNLDLEEKVRELRETVTDLESINEMNDELQENARETEMELREQLDLSVAKVREADKRVEAAQETVADYQHTISKYRELTAQLQEANRELISQQNANVEQVQQPPAELFDFKIKFAETKAYAKAIEMELRKMEVAQSNRQVSLLTSFMPESFLRHGGDHDCILVLLLIPRLVCKAELISKQAQEKFDLNGNLAQGTALRGPLGEQRSFASGLVYSLNLLQATLHKYEQALNTCSVEVFKRMGTLHSEMSFHERSLDYFIDLLHKDQLDETVQVEPLTKAIKYYQQLYSIHLADHTEDCTVQLADHIKFTQSALDCMGVEVARLRAFLAAGQESSGFAVLLKDLDTSCSDIKQFCKKIRRRMPGTDVVGVPAALNFDPQVSETLTECRRQQTRVVAVLQEVAAAGAQMVAPMAEQEGLNALKLEDIACKAVEQMYGSHGLNGPECLRQSCSSVIITMNKMATAMQEGEYDADKPQGKTPPVEIRASTVRAEMTDAEGLGVKLEDRETVIKELKKSLKIKGEELSEANVRLSLLEKKLDTSTKDADERVEKIQTKLDENLALLKKKEKEFEETMDALQADIDQLEAEKAELKQRITSQSKMTIEGLRGPPATGIASIVQGSAGAGLPPSMTGPVQVVDSPLLRQQVEAQRLGIKHLKNENNRLKAEKIRTQLASLPPLCPPKLPQVSKESSMPPDGLNTGIYRRTDQLLSTLLKLSAEVKVVDVTGKTAVSASAQLLEQTARLQNLSNALDKLKGEVAEHVVSHQPGAKASSDFATFPCSSFVKAKEEKQGGTVFVGRVAIPCTRGQEQVHHLVLSQQQLQQVHRLLMV, from the exons ATGAGCAGCGCAGGAACGGTGGAGAGTAGTAAACCTCCAAAG aTTGGCTCTGTAGTGGAGGTGATAGGGAAGGGTCAGCGTGGTACTGTCGCCTATATCGGCGCCACCCTCTTTGCCTCTGGGAAATGGGTGGGCGTCATACTGAATGAGCCCAAAGGAAAGAACGATGGCACCGTGCAGGGGAAACGCTACTTCACCTGCGAGGAAAATCACGGGATATTTGTCAGACAGTCCCAG ATCCAGGTGGTGGATGACGGCTCCAGTGCCACCTCACCAGAAACTCCTGAATCAGGCATTGCAAAGATACTCAGACAAAAAG ACATTCCTGAGACTCCCAGAACAACCAAGCAG ACACCTGTGAATGTTAAGAAG TGGAGCACTCCAGGTCGTCTCACGCCTGctacctccctcccctccctcttgTTACGTCCTCCCGGACGCTCCAGCCTGTTAACG GCGTCTCGTGAGAGCCTGTCGTCCGCTCTGTCCGGCGATGTCAGTGAGGCGGGCCTGTCCTCTCACCAGGGTGCTCTGGGGGCTCCTGTTATGCCTCAGCCCAGCGGGTCGCCTGCAGCAATGGCAGCCTCAGTCCCGGCTACTCCAAGCAAG GTGGAACCTGCCATTTCCAAGCAG GAGGAGGAATCACTGCGAGCTCAGGTGAAGGACCTAGAGGAGAAGTTGGAAACGCTAAAGATGAAGCGGACCGAGGACAAGGCCAAGTTGAAGGAGCTCGAGAAACACAAGATCCAGCTGGAGCAGCTTCAGGAGTGGAAGAACAAAATGCAGGAGCAGCAGGCTGAGCTGCAGAAACAACTCAAAGAGGCCAAGAAG GATGCCCGTGAGGCACAGGAGGCCAAGGACCGCTACATGGAAGAGATGGCCGACACGGCAGACGCCATAGAGATGGCCACACTAGACAAGGAGATGGCTGAAGAGCGAGCAGAGTCGCTGCAAGTGGAGGTGGACTCACTGAAAGAGAAGGTTGAGGAGCTCTCCATGGACCTGGAGATCCTCAGACATGAGATTTCAGAGAAAG GCTCAGATGGAGCTGCCTCAAGTTACCACGTCAAACAGCTGGAGGAGCAGAATGGCAGACTAAAGGAGGCGCTGGTTCG GATGCGTGACCTGTCTTCTTCAGAGAAGCAGGAGCATGTTAAGCTGCAGAAGCAGATGGAGAAGAAGAACACTGAGCTGGAAACTCTGAGGACTCAGAAGGAAAAGCTGCAGGATGAGGTCAAGCAGGCGGAGGCCACAATCGATGAACTGAAGGAGCAG GTGGATGCTGCACTGGGCTCAGAGGAGATGGTGGAGACCCTGACAGAGAGGAACCTCGACCTGGAGGAGAAAGTCAGAGAGCTGAGAGAAACAGTCACTGATCTG GAGTCCATCAACGAGATGAATGATGAGCTCCAGGAGAACGCCCGGGAGACAGAAATGGAGCTGAGGGAGCAGTTGGACCTCAGTGTAGCAAAAGTCAGAGAGGCTGACAAAAGGGTGGAGGCTGCCCAGGAGACTGTAGCTGATTACCAGCACACCATCAGCAAATACAGAGAGCTCACTGCCCAGCTACAG GAGGCCAACAGAGAGCTGATCAGCCAGCAGAATGCAAATGTTGAACAGGTTCAGCAACCTCCTGCTGAACTATTTGACTTCAAGATTAAGTTTGCAGAGACCAAGGCTTATGCCAAG GCCATTGAGATGGAGCTGAGGAAAATGGAAGTGGCCCAGTCAAACAGACAGGTATCCCTCCTCACCTCCTTCATGCCGGAGTCCTTCCTCCGTCACGGTGGAGATCACGACTGTATTCTGGTCCTTCTGCTCATCCCCAGGCTCGTATGCAAG GCTGAGCTGATCAGTAAACAGGCCCAGGAGAAGTTTGACTTGAATGGGAACTTGGCCCAGGGGACTGCGCTCAGAGGGCCTCTAGGAGAACAGCGCAGCTTTGCCTCAGGACTGGTGTACTCCCTCAACCTGCTGCAGGCCACTCTACATAAATACGAACA GGCTCTGAATACCTGCAGCGTTGAAGTTTTTAAGCGCATGGGTACACTCCACTCTGAGATGAGCTTCCATGAGCGCTCTCTGGATTATTTCATCGACCTGCTGCATAAAGATCAGCTCGATGAAACCGTTCAGGTGGAACCTCTGACTAAGGCCATCAAGTATTATCAG CAACTGTACAGCATCCATCTGGCTGATCACACTGAAGACTGCACAGTGCAGCTGGCTGACCACATTAAG TTTACCCAGAGTGCCCTGGACTGCATGGGAGTGGAGGTAGCTCGTCTGCGGGCTTTCCTGGCAGCAGGTCAGGAGAGCTCTGGCTTCGCTGTCCTTCTGAAGGACCTGGACACTTCCTGCTCTGATATCAAACAGTTCTGTAAGAAGATCCGCCGCCGCATGCCTGGAACAGACGTAGTTGGAGTACCTGCTGCTCTCAACTTCGATCCACAG GTGTCCGAGACGCTGACGGAGTGCAGGCGCCAGCAGACCCGTGTGGTGGCTGTGCTGCAGGAGGTGGCTGCCGCTGGAGCTCAGATGGTCGCTCCGATGGCAGAACAGGAGGGCCTCAACGCCCTTAAACTGGAGGATATCGCCTGCAAGGCTGTGGAGCAG ATGTATGGCTCTCATGGCCTGAATGGCCCGGAGTGTCTGCGTCAGTCCTGCAGCTCCGTCATCATTACCATGAACAAGATGGCCACGGCCATGCAGGAAGGAGAGTATGACGCTGACAAACCGCAGGGCAAG ACTCCTCCAGTGGAGATAAGAGCATCCACAGTCAGGGCAGAGATGACTGACGCCGAGGGTCTAGGAGTTAAACTAGAAGACAGAGAAACGGTCATCAAGGAGCTCAAGAAGTCCCTCAAGATCAAG GGCGAGGAGCTGAGTGAGGCCAACGTCCGTCTGAGCCTGCTGGAGAAGAAACTGGACACCTCGACCAAAGACGCAGACGAACGGGTGGAGAAGATTCAGACCAAACTGGACGAGAACCTCGCCCTgctgaagaagaaagaaaa GGAGTTTGAGGAGACGATGGATGCTCTGCAGGCTGATATCGACCAGCTGGAGGCGgagaaagcagagctgaaacaaCGCATTACTAGCCAATCGAAGATGACCATCGAAGGCCTGAGAGGCCCACCTGCTACCGGAATTGCCTCCATTGTTCAGGGATCTGCAGGAG CTGGTCTGCCTCCGTCCATGACAGGACCGGTACAGGTGGTGGACTCCCCTCTCCTCAGGCAGCAGGTTGAAGCCCAGAGATTGGGCATTAAACACCTcaagaatgaaaacaacagaCTCAAG GCGGAGAAGATTCGGACCCAGCTTGCCTCTCTGCCTCCACTCTGCCCTCCCAAACTACCACAAGTGTCCAAAGAAAGCTCCATGCCACCAGATGGACTAAACACAGGCATCTACCGCAGGACTGACCAACTGCTGTCTACCCTGCTCAAGCTGAGCGCAGAGGTTAAAGTGGTGGACGTCACCGGGAAGACAGCAG TTAGTGCCAGTGCCCAGCTGCTGGAGCAGACGGCTCGACTGCAGAACCTCAGTAATGCTCTGGACAAACTCAAG GGAGAAGTAGCTGAACATGTAGTCTCACATCAGCCTGGAGCCAAGGCTTCTTCTGACTTTGCCACCTTCCCATGCTCCTCCTTTGTTAAG GCCAAGGAAGAGAAGCAGGGAGGAACAGTGTTTGTAGGTCGTGTTGCCATTCCATGCACCCGGGGACAGGAACAAGTCCACCACCTCGTCctatcacagcagcagctgcagcaagtGCACCGTCTCCTCATGGTCTAA